CCCCGGACGAGGTGGAGGAGCTGATCCAGCACTCGCTGTACACCCTGGAGGGCGGGCAGGCCGCCGCATCGGCGCTGATCGAGCGGGGGTGCACGGCGGTGGTGTGCGCGAGCGACATGATGGCGCTCGGTGCGATCCGGGCCGCGCGCCGGCTGTCGATGGAGGTGCCGCGCGATCTGTCGGTGGTCGGTTTCGACGACTCGCCGCTCATAGCGTTCACCGATCCGCCGCTGACCACGATCCGCCAGCCGGTCACGGCCATGGGCCAGGCCGCCGTGCGCACCCTCCTTGAGGAGATCGGCGGCACGCCCGCTCCGCACAGCGAGTTCGTCTTCATGCCCGAGCTGGTCGTTCGAGGTTCAACGGCCGCGGGCCCCGGGCCCTCACCGGCCTCCGCCGGAACGGTTCCAGGATCGCACGCCCGCTCCTAGGATGCAGTCCCGGCAGGCAGATGTGCGGCACCAACCCGATCGGAGGATGATCGGGCAGGGGAAACATTTCTGGCAGACTCTGTGCCTATGGGTGAATTGAGCGTGACACCACAGGAAGGCCGGCCGCGGGCCACCCCGTCACCCATCGTGGACGAGGCGGCCCCCGCGGCGAACGCGGCGCAGGACGCCGGGCGGCGCGACAGCGGCCCGGCCCGGCTGCGTTCCCTGCGCTCCCGGCGTTCCCCCCGCAGGCCACGCGTCTGGTTCGAAATCCTTCTGGTCGCGGCCAGTTACTGGGTGTACTCGCTGGTGCGCAACGCCGTCCCGGAGCAGAAGGCCGAGGCGCTGCGCAACGCCGACTGGATCTGGTCGGTCGAGACCCATCTGGGCATCGCCGTGGAGCGGACGGTCAACCACGCGGTGAATTCCGTGACATGGCTGATCGTGTCGATGAACTACTACTACGCGACACTGCACTTCATCGTCACCGTCTGCGTCCTGGTGTGGCTGTTCCACCGTCACCCCGGCCGTTACTCGGCGGCCCGTCTGGCCCTGTTCGCGACCACGGCCGTGGCGCTGCTCGGCTACTACCTGTATCCGCTCGCGCCGCCGCGCCTGATGAACGGCGGCCGCTTCATCGACACCGTCCTGGTCCATCAGACCTGGGGTTCGATGGCCTCGGGCAACTTCAAGAACATGTCGAACCAGTACGCGGCGATGCCCTCGATGCACATCGGCTGGTCGCTCTGGTGCGGCCTGACCATCTTCGCGCTGGCCCACGCCCCCTGGGCGCGCATCCTGGGCCTGCTCTATCCGGCGGTCACCCTGCTCGTGATCGTGTCGACCGCCAACCACTTCTGGCTGGACGCACTGGGCGGCATGACGTGTCTGGCCTTCGGCTACGCGGTCTCGTACGCGTGGTACGGCTCGCTGCCGCACCACCTCCCGAAGCGGGTGGCGCGGCCGAACAGGCCCGCCGCGGGCGCCCACCCCCACCTCACCCCCGATGCACCACCCGCCCCCCACACACCGGGCCCCGCACCGGCGTCTGCCCGGCGGTGACCGGCTCGGTGCCGTACACCCACGGCAGCCGGACCACTTCCCGAGCGGGGTCCGGAGCTGAGCCCCGGAAAAGCCCCGCGCCGTAGCGGACCCCTCACGCCCCGTAGAACCGCTCCTCCACCACCGCCCGCGCCCGCCGGGTGATCCGCCGGTAGTCGTCCAGCATGTCCCCGACGTGCCCCGGCTCGTACCCCAAGTACCGCCCCACCGCGGTGAGTTCACGCGGCCCCGAGGGAAACGTGTCGCCCGGCCGGCCCCGTACCAGCATCACCGCGTTGCGGACCCGCGTCGCCAGCACCCATGCCTCGTCCAGGGTCTGCGCGTCCTCGGCCGGGATCAGCTCCGCCGCGCACGCCGCGGCCAGCGCCTCGCGGGTGCGGGTCGTGCGCAGGCCCGGCTCCGCCCAGCCGTACTGCATCTGCATCAGCTGGACCGTCCACTCGACATCGCTCAGCCCGCCGCGCCCCAGTTTGGTGTGGAGCGTGGGGTCCGCGCCGCGCGGCAGCCGTTCGGACTCCATCCGGGCCTTCAGTCGGCGGATCTCGCGGACCGCGTCCTCCCCGAGGCCCTCCATCGGATAGCGCAGCCGGTCGATCAGCTCGATGAATTCGCGTCCGAGTTCCTCGTCGCCCGCCATCGGCTCGGCGCGCAGCAGCGCCTGGCTCTCCCAGACCAGCGACCAGCGCCGGTAGTAGGCCTCGTACGAGCCCAGCGTACGCACCAGCGGACCGCTCTTGCCCTCCGGCCGAAGATCCGCGTCGATGATCAACGGCGGGTCGGCTGTGGGTAGTTGGAGCAGTCTCCGCATCTCGGAGACCACCTGGTTCGCGGCCCGGGCCGCCTCCTGCTCGTCGACGCCCTCGCGCGGCGAGTGGACGAACAGCACATCGGCGTCGGAGCCGTATCCGAGCTCGTGCCCGCCGAAACGGCCCATGCCGATGACCGCGAACCGGGTGGGGAGGGTGTCCCCCCACTGTTCGCGTACGGCGGCGCGCAGGGCGCCCGCGATCGTGACGGCGTTCAGATCGGTGACCGCGTTGCCGACCCGGTCGACGAGCGCCCCGTGGTCCTTCTCGGCGGGGCTCTCCTCCGTGCCGTACGAGCCGATGAGGTCCGCAGCCGTGGTCCGGAACAGTTCGCGCCTGCGCACCCCGCGCACCACGGCGACGGCGGATTCGGCATTCTCCGCGCGCCCCACCGCGGCCAGCACCTCCTGCTCCAGGTGCTCGCGCCTGCGCGGCTTCAGCCCCTGCGGGTCGCCGAGGATCGCCACCGCCTCGGGGGCCCGCAGCAGCAGGTCGGGGGCGAGCCGGCCCGCCGAGAGGACCCGGGCGAGGTTCTCCGCCGCCGCGCCCTCGTCGCGCAGCAGCCGCAGGTACCAGGGGGTCTTGCCGAGGGCGTCGGACACCTTGCGAAAGCCGAGCAGCCCGGCGTCCGGATCAGCGGAGTCCGCGAACCAGCCGAGCAGCACCGGCAGCAGGGTCCGCTGAATGGCGGCCTTGCGGGACACCCCGGACGACAGCGCCTCCAGGTGCCGGAGCGCGTCGGCCGGGTCCGCGTAGCCGAGCGCTTCGAGCCGGTGCTTGGCCGCCTTCGCGCTGAGCCGGGACTCGCCGGGCGCGAGCTGGGCGACGGCGTCCAGCAGCGGCCGGTAGAACAGCTTCTCGTGCAGCCGCCGCACCACGGACGCGTGCCGCTTCCACGCCTGGTTGAGCTCGGTGATCGGGTCGGTACGCATCCCGAGGGAGCGTCCGAGCCGCCGCAGGTCCGGTTCGTCCTCGGGGACCAGATGGGTGCGGCGCAGCCGGTAGAGCTGGATGCGGTGCTCCATGGCGCGCAGGAAGCGGTAGGCGTCGTCCAGCTGGGCGGCGTCCACCCGTCCCACGTAGCCGCCCGCGGCGAGCGCCCGCAGGGCCTCCAGGGTGGTGCCGCTGCGCAGGGTGGTGTCGCTGCGGCCGTGCACCAGCTGGAGCAGCTGTACGGCGAATTCGACGTCCCGCAGCCCGCCGGGGCCGAGCTTGATCTCGCGGTCGACGCGGTCGGCGGGGATGTTGTCGACGACGCGGCGGCGCATCTTCTGTACGTCGGCGACGAAGTTCTCCCGGTCCGCCGCCTGCCATACGAGCGGGGACACGGCCTCGACGTACTCCGCGCCCAGTTCGGGGTCACCGGCCACCGGGCGGGCCTTGAGGAGCGCCTGGAACTCCCAGGTCTTGGCCCAGCGCTGGTAGTACGCGAGATGCGAGGTCAGCGTGCGGACGAGGGGCCCGTTGCGGCCCTCGGGGCGCAGGTTGGCGTCGACGGGCCAGATGGTGCCCTCGACGGTCGTGTCGGAGCAGATCCGCATCATGTGCGCGGCCAGCCGGGTGGCGGCCTGTACGGCCGAGCTCTCCTCGGCGCCGTCGACCGGTTCCGCGACGAAGATGACGTCGACGTCGGAGACGTAGTTCAGCTCGTGCCCGCCGCACTTGCCCATCGCGATGACGGCGAGCCGGCACCGGGCGGCGTCGGAGGGTGCGGCCGTACGGGCGATGGCGAGCGCCGCCCGCAGGGTCGCCGTGGCCAGATCGGCCAGCTCGGCGGCGGCCTCGGCGACGTCCGTCGTACCGCACACATCGCGGGCCGCTATGGCCAGCAGGCACCGGCGGTAGGCGACGCGCAGCGAGTCCTGGTCGTCGGCCCCGGCGAGCCCCTGCTCGAACTCGGCGACCCCGGGGTGCAGATCGGTGGCCTCGTAGGTGACGAGCGCGTGCCAGTCGTGGGGGTGGCGGGCGAGGTGGTCGCCGAGCGCCTCGGACGCGCCGAGCACCCCGAGCAGCCGGTCCCGCAGTGGTTTGGCGGTGACGAGGGTGTCCAGCAGGACCTGCCGCTCGTCCGGCGCCTCGGCCTCGACCAGCCGGACCACTCCGCGCAGCGCCAGATCGGGATCGGCGGTGGCCCCGAGCGCGTCGAGGAGCACCGGGTCGGTGCGCACGGACGACAGTTCGGGCAGGTCGAGAAGACGCTCGGCGGCGGATGGATCGGTGAAACCGTGCCGCAGCAGTCGGGTGAACGTACTGCTCCTGCGCCCCGGCACCGTCGCCATTCCGTGCTCTCCTGCTCGCCGCCCACAACACCATCCAGCGTTCCGAGCCTAGCCCCGCACCGATGAATTCGTAGCGGGTGCGCGGTCCGCACTTCGCAGGCACGATCGCTTCAAGGACCCGACCGGGAGGCCCGCATGTCCGGATTCGAACCCTTCGCCGAGCTGGATACCCGCTACAGCGACGAGAGCGCGACGGCCCGCCCGTGGTCGGCGGCTGCGGACCTGCTGACCACGGCGGAGCTGTACTGGCTGAGCACGGTGCGCCCGGACGGCCGCCCGCACGTCACCCCGCTGATCGGGGTGTGGGCGGACGGCGCACTGCACTTCTGCACCGACGCGTCCGAACGCAAGGCCCTGAACCTGGCCACCAACCCGGAAGTGGTACTGACCACCGGCAACAACACCTTGTCCGAGGGTCTCGACGTGATGGTCGAGGGCCCGGCGGAGCGGGTGCGGGACGAGGACCGGCTGCGCAGGCTGGCCGCGGCCTGGGAGTCGAAGTACGGCCCCGACTGGCACTTCGACGTGCGTGACGGCGCGTTCCTGAACGGGGGCCGCACGGCGTTGGTGTTCGAGGTGCTGCCGCGCACGGTCTTCGGCTTCGGCAAGGGCGCCCCGTACAGCCAGACGCGGTGGCGGTTCAGCTGAGCGGTGGGGAAGGGCGGTGGGACGGCTCAGTCCCCGGAGGAGTCCGGATCGTCCGGCCGGGTCGCGATGACGACGGTCGCGTACAGCTCGTCGGAGGTGACGACGCGCGGGATCAG
This sequence is a window from Streptomyces sp. NBC_01217. Protein-coding genes within it:
- a CDS encoding pyridoxamine 5'-phosphate oxidase family protein, translating into MSGFEPFAELDTRYSDESATARPWSAAADLLTTAELYWLSTVRPDGRPHVTPLIGVWADGALHFCTDASERKALNLATNPEVVLTTGNNTLSEGLDVMVEGPAERVRDEDRLRRLAAAWESKYGPDWHFDVRDGAFLNGGRTALVFEVLPRTVFGFGKGAPYSQTRWRFS
- a CDS encoding phosphatase PAP2 family protein — protein: MGELSVTPQEGRPRATPSPIVDEAAPAANAAQDAGRRDSGPARLRSLRSRRSPRRPRVWFEILLVAASYWVYSLVRNAVPEQKAEALRNADWIWSVETHLGIAVERTVNHAVNSVTWLIVSMNYYYATLHFIVTVCVLVWLFHRHPGRYSAARLALFATTAVALLGYYLYPLAPPRLMNGGRFIDTVLVHQTWGSMASGNFKNMSNQYAAMPSMHIGWSLWCGLTIFALAHAPWARILGLLYPAVTLLVIVSTANHFWLDALGGMTCLAFGYAVSYAWYGSLPHHLPKRVARPNRPAAGAHPHLTPDAPPAPHTPGPAPASARR
- a CDS encoding bifunctional [glutamine synthetase] adenylyltransferase/[glutamine synthetase]-adenylyl-L-tyrosine phosphorylase — encoded protein: MATVPGRRSSTFTRLLRHGFTDPSAAERLLDLPELSSVRTDPVLLDALGATADPDLALRGVVRLVEAEAPDERQVLLDTLVTAKPLRDRLLGVLGASEALGDHLARHPHDWHALVTYEATDLHPGVAEFEQGLAGADDQDSLRVAYRRCLLAIAARDVCGTTDVAEAAAELADLATATLRAALAIARTAAPSDAARCRLAVIAMGKCGGHELNYVSDVDVIFVAEPVDGAEESSAVQAATRLAAHMMRICSDTTVEGTIWPVDANLRPEGRNGPLVRTLTSHLAYYQRWAKTWEFQALLKARPVAGDPELGAEYVEAVSPLVWQAADRENFVADVQKMRRRVVDNIPADRVDREIKLGPGGLRDVEFAVQLLQLVHGRSDTTLRSGTTLEALRALAAGGYVGRVDAAQLDDAYRFLRAMEHRIQLYRLRRTHLVPEDEPDLRRLGRSLGMRTDPITELNQAWKRHASVVRRLHEKLFYRPLLDAVAQLAPGESRLSAKAAKHRLEALGYADPADALRHLEALSSGVSRKAAIQRTLLPVLLGWFADSADPDAGLLGFRKVSDALGKTPWYLRLLRDEGAAAENLARVLSAGRLAPDLLLRAPEAVAILGDPQGLKPRRREHLEQEVLAAVGRAENAESAVAVVRGVRRRELFRTTAADLIGSYGTEESPAEKDHGALVDRVGNAVTDLNAVTIAGALRAAVREQWGDTLPTRFAVIGMGRFGGHELGYGSDADVLFVHSPREGVDEQEAARAANQVVSEMRRLLQLPTADPPLIIDADLRPEGKSGPLVRTLGSYEAYYRRWSLVWESQALLRAEPMAGDEELGREFIELIDRLRYPMEGLGEDAVREIRRLKARMESERLPRGADPTLHTKLGRGGLSDVEWTVQLMQMQYGWAEPGLRTTRTREALAAACAAELIPAEDAQTLDEAWVLATRVRNAVMLVRGRPGDTFPSGPRELTAVGRYLGYEPGHVGDMLDDYRRITRRARAVVEERFYGA